A genomic stretch from Candidatus Delongbacteria bacterium includes:
- a CDS encoding peptide chain release factor-like protein — MSDERDPLDALLKECDVQRSVGGGPGGQHRNRTESRIVLVHRETGLRVVCDDTRSQHRNLRRALEILAERLEESRKVPVKRRLNKDRPRWLKEKLLVAKRRRGQLKALRGVPPRD; from the coding sequence ATGAGTGACGAGCGCGATCCTCTGGACGCCCTGCTCAAGGAATGTGACGTCCAGCGCAGTGTGGGTGGGGGACCCGGCGGTCAGCACCGCAACCGCACCGAGAGCCGCATCGTGCTGGTGCACCGTGAGACGGGCCTGCGGGTCGTCTGTGATGACACACGCAGCCAGCACCGCAACCTGCGCCGCGCGCTGGAGATTCTGGCGGAGCGCCTGGAAGAGTCGCGCAAGGTGCCCGTGAAACGCCGGCTGAACAAGGACCGGCCACGCTGGTTGAAGGAAAAGTTGCTGGTGGCCAAGCGCAGACGAGGTCAGCTGAAGGCGCTGCGAGGGGTGCCGCCACGGGACTGA
- a CDS encoding DMT family transporter yields the protein MSGLALLLCLASALAWGLFDTQRKLLARSLDSEALVIRLCLGMVPLAAAAVLLEGAALPSMDYLLPGLITLALGIVANLLFMHSLRVSPLSLTIPFLSLVPAFSVLGAFLLLGEKPSLPALFGIGLVAISALLINGGQGVSLWRALLNERGSVMMCGVALLWAMTSVLDKKCLTHSSIAQHVTLQNLGIGGTLLLRRRLSGKPMARLDAGRFRGLLLAIVCGLGALSLQLAAIQLTQVSLMETLKRVVGLLMALMLGRILFGETLRTHTLWAAAGMVLGVILVVGG from the coding sequence ATGAGTGGACTGGCTCTGTTGCTTTGCCTGGCCAGTGCCCTGGCATGGGGTCTCTTCGACACCCAGCGCAAGCTGCTTGCGCGCTCGCTGGATTCCGAAGCGCTGGTGATCCGGCTCTGTCTGGGCATGGTGCCGCTCGCGGCGGCGGCCGTGCTGCTGGAAGGCGCCGCACTGCCTTCAATGGACTATCTCCTGCCCGGGCTGATCACTCTGGCTCTGGGTATCGTGGCCAACCTGCTGTTCATGCACTCCCTGCGTGTGTCACCCCTGAGCCTGACCATTCCCTTTCTCAGTCTGGTGCCGGCCTTCAGTGTGCTTGGAGCGTTTCTGCTGCTGGGCGAAAAACCCTCGCTGCCCGCGCTGTTCGGCATTGGACTGGTGGCCATCTCGGCGCTGCTGATCAACGGCGGACAGGGAGTCAGCCTCTGGCGGGCGCTGCTGAACGAACGTGGCAGCGTGATGATGTGCGGAGTGGCCCTGCTCTGGGCCATGACCTCCGTGCTGGACAAGAAATGCCTGACGCACTCCAGTATTGCCCAGCATGTGACACTGCAGAATCTGGGCATCGGTGGCACACTCCTGCTGCGGCGCAGGCTGTCCGGCAAGCCGATGGCACGACTTGATGCGGGCCGCTTTCGCGGGCTGCTGCTGGCCATCGTCTGTGGGCTGGGCGCACTCAGCCTGCAACTGGCGGCGATCCAGCTGACCCAGGTCAGTCTGATGGAAACCCTCAAGCGAGTGGTGGGCCTGCTGATGGCCCTGATGCTGGGGCGCATCCTGTTTGGTGAGACATTGCGCACCCACACCCTGTGGGCGGCCGCTGGCATGGTACTGGGAGTGATTCTGGTGGTGGGCGGCTGA
- a CDS encoding HDOD domain-containing protein, with translation MSEFTTPEEVVRSVSQVATLPEMHLRLLEVMNNPRSSALDMARVISRDPGLTARLLKRSNSAYYGMGSTVATVTRAITVVGVSQLRELSVSTSVVRMFKRLPQDLLDMDAFWQHSVLVGVIAKEMALMLKLPDTEEAFVAGLLHDVGRVLLVLAMPVEYRKVLLFARASGRWLNQVEHDQLGFTHAQVGGALFRSWGLPRSLEHAAEFHHFPELVTRQRTVTSMVHLADAMAHGLEIGNSGETRIPPFQSRFWEELQLPDLMTEVLANAEHSVVDVYRSIMQPASGEEEETV, from the coding sequence ATGAGTGAGTTCACGACCCCCGAGGAGGTGGTGCGCTCGGTCAGCCAGGTGGCCACCCTTCCCGAGATGCACCTGCGCCTGCTGGAAGTGATGAACAATCCCCGCAGCAGCGCGCTGGATATGGCCAGGGTCATCAGCCGTGATCCCGGACTGACCGCCAGGCTGCTCAAACGCAGCAACAGCGCGTATTACGGAATGGGCAGCACGGTGGCGACCGTGACCCGCGCGATCACGGTGGTGGGCGTCAGTCAGCTGCGCGAGCTGTCCGTGTCCACGTCGGTGGTGCGCATGTTCAAGCGGCTGCCCCAGGATCTGCTGGACATGGATGCCTTCTGGCAGCACTCGGTACTCGTGGGTGTGATCGCCAAGGAAATGGCCCTGATGCTGAAGTTGCCCGACACGGAAGAAGCGTTCGTGGCCGGGTTGCTGCACGATGTGGGGCGTGTGCTGCTGGTATTGGCGATGCCGGTCGAGTATCGCAAGGTGCTGCTCTTCGCCCGGGCCTCGGGACGCTGGCTGAACCAGGTGGAACACGACCAGCTCGGTTTCACCCACGCTCAGGTCGGCGGAGCACTGTTCCGCTCCTGGGGGTTGCCGCGCAGTCTGGAGCATGCAGCCGAGTTCCATCACTTTCCGGAATTGGTGACTCGTCAGCGCACGGTGACCAGCATGGTGCATCTGGCCGATGCGATGGCTCACGGACTGGAAATCGGCAACAGCGGCGAAACCCGGATTCCACCTTTCCAGTCGCGCTTCTGGGAAGAACTGCAATTGCCCGATCTGATGACCGAAGTCCTCGCCAATGCCGAACACAGCGTGGTGGATGTTTACCGATCGATCATGCAGCCCGCCTCCGGGGAAGAGGAAGAAACGGTCTGA